From Pangasianodon hypophthalmus isolate fPanHyp1 chromosome 10, fPanHyp1.pri, whole genome shotgun sequence:
ATGGATACCAAAAAAATAGCAGGTATTAGCAATAATATTGTATGTACAAAGTACTAGTTACCATATGCACGCACTGGCAAAACATTGTGGCCTCGGTATTATAGCTTCTATATCACATTTTGGTTGAACATGAGTTAACCACGTAGACTTCATCACTTTATTCTTGCGTTCTTATAGTCTGTGTTCTGTGTACAAAGCACCAGGCCAGCATAAGGCTGGAATCTGCAGATTCAAGGTCAGCATAAAGCCTAAATCTACAAAGCCCAACAGCAATCTCTCTTTTTATACACACCCACTGCTGACAGACAAGACACCATACACAGGACTGACTGACCATGTGCAACACTGGAAAAacactggcattattttattaattaggCAAATTAAAAGTATGATAAACTAGCCTACATCCCATGCACACAATATGATTTTATGATCTTGTGGTTCTTATCTAGTGGTTACATTAAATTGTGTGCACAATGAAATGTCTGTGCatgatatgaaaaaataataggatgtgctggatcaagtgctatttaataagctgctgaataataagGGTTGAAGCTATAgggttaaattaaaccaaatttcaGTGGTTCATTTGGTAATTACTAATAGGACTATTtgtgcagcaatatattggcagTATACTAGACTCTTagatgatatttatttaaatactagtcattttctatcatatcgtattgtatttttttctcattttaaactgtctctttcttttatgTTGCATCATATTGCAGTTGAGagcaaagttaaaaataaaaaattcttgtttcttgatttttttttgcggGGGgattaaaggcaagtgcttgtgttaaAAGGCGGTGGTCTAGACTCTACTGAAAACCCCCTTCTCTGACACCTCTACTGAAGAAAAACCTGTCAACTCCAGAGGTGTGACCTACGTGCATGTAATTTGAATATTCTAAATGATAATCAGCTTGAGTGCCTGTGTACCCTGATTCTGAATATGAGGTACTTTGTTTGCATATATATTGACGAAATCCTTAAACTTAAGTTGGCAACTCCTGAATAAGGCCCAGTGTTTACATGTGCAATAAATCTGGTAGAAGCATTGATAATGGCAGAAGGTTGATTAAGGATTGAAGAGAAGAATGTTCCCCGAGCATGTGAGAGGCAATGCTTAGTTGACTTTACAGCGTGATCCAAAGTTAGATTCCATAGAAAATGCCTTTGAATTAAACATCTGCACTGGATATAGTTTCTTAAAAAGAGCAGAAATGAATTAATTGAACTGactatttaaataaagtgaaatgtgtTCACTTTTCAAATGTGTTCAGATAATATTtaaggtcttttttttatttatggaagCACTGCAGGATTCAGTCATGTAGGTTCTGTTGTTTTATAGATCTTGGTTGACAGTTTGAAGGggattgtattaaaatgaggatGATCAccattgctctctctctcagtggtttttttgtgtgtatgaacaCATTGCaattttttctcctcctgcattatttctctctcctttccgTGTGTGGAAACACAGCCGTtaagaaacgtgtgtgtgtgtgtgtgtgtgtgtgtaagagagagagagagagagagagagagagagagcgagagagcgagcaGGAGTGTGATTCAGTAGACCGGTGTCAGTACATGTGCATCCTGTGGAAGTCACGTTGCCTGAGTGCATCCTCTTTCACCTGAGAGTCCCtgtggtacacacacacatgtgcacacatgcacacacacctcctaccACCTGCTTTCATTCATCAGTGTCAGCCAGACCTGTATGTTGGCCTTTtgctcacacttttttttttattatttcttaatcACAGGAGTTCTTTGGATTACATGTCCATTTCAGAAcgaggaattaaaaaaaaaaatcttaagctCATCTTTTCTCTTGAGAATACAAATTTCTTACATGCAGATTTGTTGCTCtcatattacattacatcagAATCTTGCATGTTCCTGGCAACTGTGGAAAAATCATCAGCTGAAAACTGATAATGTTATAAGTTTGCAGATAAGATGAACTGCATGCATAATTTTTTGCCAGCAGAACAAGCAGTTATTGCGTCTGTTTATCAAGATCTAACACAGCCCCAGGAGCAGAAGGACAGGAGATGACATTGCAAAAAAACCACAACTGTTGATGAAACTGAGTCAGTTTAAGATGATACAGTTTAATGATAAGTTGTGTAGCctttttatattgcatttataGGGCAAAGTCTTATTAGAGAATTTGAATGGAAATTTTACATATTCTATTATTTAAACTGTATTGTGTAGAAATCCTGGCAGTATGACCAGTGTAGAACATAAATCAAGCAAGTGGGTTAATCTTTTGATAAATTTAATAGTCAGGTTCTCTGACAAGTCACAAAGGAGCATGTATTTTACTTCGCTTTCACTTTGTAGCCAAAAGACGTAAAGCAGACAAAGTTGTGTCTTGATGTGCCATACCTCATATGATGATCTGCTGCCATTACATACAGTGtctccagaaagtattcaccccctacTGATTATTTCTCTTCTTGTTGTATTGCAACATCAAAGTTAAGTACAtcagaatgttttctttttttgcttctttttcagCAACTTTCTACAGAAATAAGATTAAATCAATTATttagatgtcctcagaattattattattattattattatttttatctaaaaactgtttaattgataagtattcaccccttccTTGATTTACTGGTCTATATTAGGAgtagtatttaattttcttgAGCACTCATACTAAATATGTTATACAGGGTGCacctgttttcattttaaatcaaccTTTGTTTTATTGTATGGTTGCACAGTAAATATGTCTGACTTTTGGAGGTCTCTCAGCTAAAACGACAGATTAAATCAATTCTGTTGTCATAAAGACCAAGGAACTGCCCTTGACGCTTTGAGATTAAAGttgttaggaggaaaaaaagctgGAGAAGGGTATaaaaagatcagcaaagctttAGGCCTTCCTGTGAGAGGTGAAATCCTATGTGATATCCATTataagtggaaaaaatatggcacaactcATACACTACTATTATCTGACTGTCTTTCCAAACTGTGCACTTGGGCGGAAGGGCAACTGTAAGAGAAGTGTCTACAGcactatgtttacatgcacatcaatattctcaTATTAATCCGAATTTGTCAATATTCttattagtattgagtcatgtaaatgcCACAgtccgattcagattaagacaatattctgaatCCCACCCCTAGAATATACCtgttttaattggaaatttgttgcatgtaaacattttgagaaaatccactgaaaggagatatgtGCACACGCTTAGTCTGCAatgaattgtgggtgctaacagatgcttagcttaaCAGATGCTTACCCAACCCTTTCCATTTCAAGGTGGTGTTGTCAGGCATTTTTTGATGGAGAGAAGTGTCCTAATTAAATTAGTAtgaaaaagtagtaataaaactaataactgaGCATACTCTATAACCAACAGCAGCATCTTGAATCTCCTGGGAAATAACAGCAGGAAACAAAAAGCATGTGTATAtcggcatacttacaacaaccatgtatacaggaaatATTCCAATGCCTGCACGCATATAATCATCATATCCGGGAAATATGGCTGCATCCCGAATATACATCGTAAATGTAGTCACTGAAGGAGCTATAAAGCTCAGTGGCTAAAATAGGGAAACCTATGTTGACCTTTATCATCAGCTTTTCACAAAACTGGCCTCTGTGGGAGACTGGACAGAAGGAAGCCACTTCTGGGAAAGTCCCCAAAGGCATGGCtagaggggtttttttttttgtttgtttgttgttgttgttgttttttcccctaaaaatcCGAGAGCTTTTGGAAAATGATTTTGGGGTATTTGGTttaaaagcaaagcaaacacaaTTTGTGTTCTGGAATGGCAGAGTCAAAGAGCAGACctaaatccaattgaaaatctgtggcatgAGCTGAAAATTGTTGTCCACCAGCGTTCTCCATCTAATTTGAGAGAGCCGGAGAGAATATGCATTAaggaatgggagaaaaaaaagcacaatgtgcAAAGTTGTAAATGCTGCAAAAGTACAGTgcaataaatatttactttgggggtgaatatttatcagtgtttttttttattttttgaataattCTGAAGAAATCTAtataatagatagatagtatAATGCCAGAGTGCTGCAAACCAAAATGAGTAACTACTGTATCAACAGGACATTTAGTGATTGCAAGATAGTCAGGCTTAATTATAATTAACCTGATATTTGTCAGGAACAGGAAAGTTTCAGTGAAAGCTACATCCTATggttaaatatgaaaatactgttttttttgaCAGAGTCAGTATCATCTTGTCAGGAGGCAGTCAGGCATCTGATTGTACAGCAGTGTATTGCATTTTAAAACGAATGTTTACAGCAGCTTTGGTTGGATGAATTGGATTCAGTttgaacaaatgaaataaatgcagttCTTCATTCAAGCAGGCAGACCTTCAAAGCGAGGTAGTGTTTCTGTCTGGAGTTAGTGATAGcagtttttcttcatcttcttctttcttctatGGAAGAAGACTTGTATGTAATTGTGTATGGCACTTCTACCCACACTCTTCTCAGTGAAAAAGTCTTTCCTTGTTCCCACACGTGACTGGTATTCTATCTGCTCTACTCATAAATGAATCAGACCCGAGCGTGCGAGAGACAGAAAACTGATTACAGTTTTGTCAATCACTAGAGTAGAAAGATGTAACATTTTTCACTGCTAGTGGGAACAAAGCTGACATTGTCTGGTGTATTCAGAGCAACATGGAAAGGCAGTCAGTCaacatgaaagtaaaatttATATTTGCAGTGACACCTCATGGAATCTCTTCAGCTTGCACGTGGAAGAAAATAAGAACTGTGGGAGGTCAGAGCATATCTGACTTGCTGCTAAGGGCTGACCTTATTACCACTTGGTCACCTCAGTATACAGATGTCTTTTAGCTAATACATCAGAGCTGAAAGAAGCAGCCATGCTGACAGTTGCTTTAGGGCAGGTTAATTGAGGATAGTCTTGCTCCGAGCCTCCTTAGTGTAACCATGGTGATCTGACAGTAAACAGCTGGGCAAAattggtaaacacacacacactactcttCTGTTCCCCGCTATAGAGGTGCTGTTGGACCCGTGCCGGACGTGGTGCCCGTCATCATCGTGCCAGGCTGTGTGCCAGCTGAAGGAGGCGGACTCTGCCCGGCCGCAGCTGGTACGCTGTGGTAACTGCACGCTGGAATTCTGCTCTGCCTGCAAAGCCAGCTGGCACCCAGGCCAGGAGTGCCAGGAAAACCCGCCCATCACTGCCTTTCTGCCTGGCGAGAGCAGGTACCACTTGGTCTCTTCTTCTTGAGCCTCATTCATGCATCTGTCTTGCATCAACAGCTATTTTCCCCTATTTGGCATTCTTATGTGAGCCCCAGACTAACAGCTTTTGGTATTATGTTGCTATACAATTTGAATGTGGCTGTGAATGTATAGATAATGATCAGACCTGTGCCCTTTGATTTAGGAGTTTCAGGCTTAAGTCTAAATCTATTTTAGCACACCAAACTGAAAAGTAATGCATCAGAGCTATtcaatgtatgaaaaaaaaaaaaaaacaggccgtACTTCAGTGACTACAGTTTTCTCAGCATGAGCCATTGTggtttctgtagcagatcctttgTTGCAGCTTGTTGCAACCAATCATTGCATTGCGTTGCATTTATGTCAAATATTTACCTGAAGGCATCTcacagagagaaggaagagTTTTCGCAGGCTTTCATATCTGatctgattagtgaagtgacttTTGGCTTGTTCAAACAAAAAATCTTACAACCaagaatgtttaaaaacagtTGCATTTATTCTTTGCTTTAAGTTATACATGTGTCTCATCTGATAATAGTTTTTGGCCTTGCTCAAAAGTGGAACTAAAATGTGAACTAAAACATGACCACTACAAATTGgtgtgtcttatttatagccatgaactaatcattAATAGCTAAGCATTAAAAGGTTAAGAATAACCACTGAGTCATGTGAGGtgcttatccagacctttgTAACCACAGAATTTTATGTGGCCAGACCTTCTCGAATTTTAGATGTGTACCCTTGCTCTAAACTGTTTGGTACATTTAGTTAGATTTTTAGCAGCTTGAATGTGTTATAAGCAACATGGAAATATCTACTGTCTGTAAAGTGTATTTTGAAATCTTTCTCAAACCTTTACAGATGAAATGTACTGCAGAGCTTTTACCTGCCCCTGCTGCATGTTTGCTAGGGAACAATGTGCTCTACACTTTGGAGTCAGTTCAATTAAAGAGGaacactgtatatactgtaaatctaCTCTCtgaaaaatcataatcataaaaaaattgtgttatttgtattgtttcaGTCTTTTATGTACAACATAAAAGTTGACGGAAAAGATGATGGTACTTGAAGGAATCTCTGGATGACAACCTGTCCGTTTCTCTCACAGTTCTTTCTTtaagagtgatgatgatgatgctccTATCAAGCGCTGTCCCAAATGTAAGGTTTACATTGAGCGAGACGAAGGTTGCGCCCAGATGATGTGCAAGAACTGCAAGCATGCTTTCTGCTGGTACTGCCTGGAGTCTCTGGACGTAAGGACTACCTCTCTTAAATGTTGTCTTTCTGCATCCTCTCACATGTGCTTCCCAGAACAAATATAGCCCAGCATGCTTATATTGCTGCTTGGTGGCCATGTGCCTGTCACTTGTACCATGCTGTGACCACAGCCAAGTCTTTTGTGCAACTGTCTCACACACCCGCCGAGATAAATAGCGCCCTCTCCTGTATTTGACAGGACGACTTCCTCCTGATCCATTACGATAAAGGTCCCTGCCGCAACAAGCTGGGCCACTCCAGAGCCTCCGTGATTTGGCACAGAACACAGGTGGGCACCTATGtttcctccttcttctttttccttttctttgctCCTTTACTTTTATAAGCAGAGCAGTGTGACTGAGGAGTGTACACATGCACTCATATACAACTGAGGAAAAGTTATTTATCCCTGATTCTAGGTTACTGTTTGTAATGAACATCTAGTAAGAGTATAAGCAggtatttgtgtttaaataccTTTTTTGTACCACTCACAGTATGGCAGGTTGTCCTAAATCACAAATTATTCTAAAATGTGTCAGGGGATTCTGTTCAGTCCAACTCAAAGGactccatttatttattttttttagactgggtgaagaaaaacatttgtgaGCTAAATATTTCatgctatattttattattaaaacaaacaagacaGTTGTGAAATATAGAAGAAACTCTTTaaacgtgagtgtgtgtgtgtgtgtatgtatatatatatatatatatatatatatatatatatatatatatatatataatgtatatgtatgtgtgtgtgtgtgtgtgtgtgtgtgtgtgtgtgtacacacagatcagccataacattaaaaccactgacaatggcagtggcacctgtcaaggggtaggatatattaggcagcaagtgaacagtcagttctcgaagttgatgtgttggaagcaggaaaaatgtgcaagtgtaaggatctgagcgactttgacaagggccaaattgtgatggcttgatgactgggtcagagcatctccaaatgGTGTTATGGTGTGTTCCCAGCATGCAGTGGTTAGTaactaccaaaagtggtctaaGGAAGGATAACCGGTGAatcggtgacagggtcatgggcacctaAGGCTCACCgatgtgcatggggagcgaaagctagcccgtctggtccgatcctacagaagaactactgtagcacaaattgctgaaaaagttaatgctggctatgatagaaaggtgtcagaacacacagtgcatcgcagcttgctgtgtttggggctgcgtagccgcagacctgtcagagtgcccatgctgatccctgtccaccaccgaaagtgcctacaatgggcaggtgagcatcagaactggaccatggagcaacgGAACATGgtagtctggtctgatgaatcacgttttcttttacgtcatgtggacagctgggtgtgtgtgcgtcgcttacctggggaagggatggcaccaggatgcactatgggaagaaggcaagcctgtggaggcagtgtgatgctcttggtcctggcattcatgtagatgttactttgacatgtaccacctacctaaacattgttacagaccatgtacaccccttcatggcaacggtattccctaatggcagtgacctctttcagcaggataatgcttcCTGCCAcgctgcaaaaattgttcaggaatggttcgaggaacatgataAAGAGTTTGAGGTGTTcacctggcctccaaattccccagatctcagtccgatcgagcatctgtgggatgtgctggacaaacaagtctgatccatggaggacccacctcgcaacttacaggacttaaatgatctgctgctaacgtcttggtgccacataccacagcacaccttcagaggtcttgtggagtccatgcctcaatgggtcagagctgttttggtggcacaaggggaacctacacaatattgtTATGGCTATTTTGTGGCTAATattgtggttttaatgttatggctgatcggtgtgtatatagatatattattATCTTTAATGTTGAAATCATGATTCTGATTGTGgtcaa
This genomic window contains:
- the rnf144aa gene encoding probable E3 ubiquitin-protein ligase RNF144A-A, producing MTTARYRPTWDLALDPLVSCKLCLGEFPLEQMTTITQCQCVFCTLCLKQYVELLIKEGLETAISCPDSACPKRGHLQENEIECMVASEIMQRYRKLQFEKEVLLDPCRTWCPSSSCQAVCQLKEADSARPQLVRCGNCTLEFCSACKASWHPGQECQENPPITAFLPGESSSFFKSDDDDAPIKRCPKCKVYIERDEGCAQMMCKNCKHAFCWYCLESLDDDFLLIHYDKGPCRNKLGHSRASVIWHRTQVIGIFAGFGLLLLVASPFLLLATPFVLCCKCKCSKGDDDPLPT